Proteins from a genomic interval of Neoarius graeffei isolate fNeoGra1 chromosome 24, fNeoGra1.pri, whole genome shotgun sequence:
- the LOC132872874 gene encoding BOLA class I histocompatibility antigen, alpha chain BL3-7-like has product NGECRRRWSSDQPHHSPVCVCVCVCVCVCVCVCAGVHTVQWMYGCELDDDGTTRGYDQHGYDGEDFISFDLKALTWTAAKPQAVITKHKWESTGAKANNDKNYLENECIEWIKKYVSYGRETLERKVRPKVSVFHKRSPPPEVVCHATGFFPKAVMITWQKDGADLIEDVELTETLPNQDGSFQKRSILKVPAEELQKHKYTCVVQHSSLGEEKIVLEVPKGGGWTAIVIGVLVALVALVAVVAAVVFWKKRNSGFKPVPPKPSSEGDSSSNNS; this is encoded by the exons AATGGAGAGTGTAGAAGGAGGTGGAGCTCAGATCAACCTCAtcactcacctgtgtgtgtgtgtgtgtgtgtgtgtgtgtgtgtgtgtgtgtgtgtgtgtgcaggagttCACACAGTACAGTGGATGTACGGCTGTGAGCTGGATGATGACGGCACCACTAGAGGATACGATCAGCACGGTTATGATGGAGAAGATTTCATCAGTTTTGATCTGAAAGCTCTCACCTGGACTGCAGCTAAACCTCAAGCTGTGATCACCAAACACAAGTGGGAGTCGACAGGAGCTAAGGCTAATAATGACAAAAACTACCTGGAGAACGAGTGTATCGAGTGGATAAAGAAGTACGTGTCTTACGGCAGAGAGACTCTGGAGAGGAAAG TTCGTCCCAAGGTGTCAGTGTTCCACAAACGCTCTCCTCCTCCAGAGGTGGTGTGTCACGCTACAGGTTTCTTCCCCAAAGCAGTGATGATCACCTGGCAGAAGGACGGAGCGGACCTGATTGAGGACGTGGAGCTCACAGAGACGTTACCCAACCAGGATGGAAGCTTCCAGAAGAGGAGCATTCTGAAAGTCCCAGCTGAGGAGCTGCAGAAACACAAATACACCTGCGTGGTTCAGCACAGCAGCTTGGGGGAGGAGAAGATAGTCCTAGAAGTACCGAAAG GTGGAGGATGGACTGCTATCGTCATTGGTGTCCTTGTGGCTCTCGTCGCTCTCGTCGCTGTTGTCGCTGCTGTTGTCTTCTGGAAGAAGAGGAACTCTG GATTCAAACCTGTTCCCCCCAAACCCT CCTCTGAAGGAGATTCTTCCTCCAACAACTCTTAA